Within Mucilaginibacter inviolabilis, the genomic segment GTATTGCCACTGGTAATCAAAGAATTAAAACCGCTTGAACAATATTTTTCTTATGAAGGGCATCCAGGGCGTTTATCCATCGTGATGACCGGAGCGGTACCTCCGGCGGCCGAAATGACTAACTACCCGGATTGGATCTCTTTTGATGTTGACCACATGGATGGTTTTAATGCACAGCAATGGAAGAAGATAGGATTGGTAAGCTTTCCCTTTAGTAAGTATCTGAAATGGAACGGTAAAGGTGTACTGAACAAAGAGGAGATCAGCAGAGTGAAGGCTGGGATAGACAGTGTGCACAAAGCAGGTAAGATGATCCGTTTTTGGGAGACCCCTGATACCAAAAGCAGTTGGCTAGCCCTGATCAGACTGGGCGTTGACGTGATTGGTACGGATAAAATAGAAGAGCTTGGGGATTTCCTGAATAAAAAGCCGCACAGCGAATATCTATCACCCGCACCTTACGCGATATACCATCCAACCTATAAATCAGATGGGTCACAGAAAAAGGTCAAAAATATTATCTTATGTATAGGTGATGGTATGGGGCTGTCGCAAATATATTCAACGTATACAGCTAACCGGGGTCAATTGAATATATTCCAGATGCAAAATATAGGTTTTTCTATTACCTATTCGGCCGATGCTTATATTACTGATTCTGCAGCAGGCGGTACTGCTTTTGCTACCGGCCAAAAAACAGATGATCGCGCAGTTGGGGTTGATCCATCGGGTAAACCACTAAAATCATTGGCTGTTTATAGCGCAGAAGCCGGAAAGAAAACCGCTGATATTGTTGCCTGCGAATTAACCGATGCCACACCTGCCGTATTCTATGCACATCAGTCAGAGCGTTCAAGCGCGGCGGCTATTGCCAATGATATGGTATCGACGCCAATTGATATTTTATTGGGATCTGGTTATAAGGATTTTACAGAAAAGGTAAACGGCGAAACGCCATTGGATAAAATGAAGCAAAAGGGCTATACCGTTATTCGCAATTTTGATGAGTTTTTAAGTTCACAGGCACCTAAAATAGTGGCGTTGGTAGACGATAGCGTAACCCGTCCAAAAATGGAAGGCAGGGGGAATTATCTCCCGCTGGCTTTCAATAAAGTTACCAGCACGTTTAAAAATAGTCCGCAGGGATTTTTTATGATGGTTGAAGGTTCGCAAATTGACCATGGCGGCCATAGCAATAATCTGAAACAGGTAATTACCGAAAATAGCGATTTTGACCAGGTTGTAGGCAATGCGCTACGCTTTGCAGATGAAGATGGCGAAACACTGGTCATAGTAACTGCCGACCATGAAACCGGTGGTTTAACCCTGCTTGATGGAAGCATTAAGAACGGATATGTTTGGGGCGATTTTAGCACCAATGATCACACCGGTACACCAGTTCCGGTATTTGCATACGGTCCTCACGCTGGCGATTTCAGAGGTGTGTATCAAAATACCGAGATTTTTAACAAATTGTTGGCACTGATTAAAGCTAAGTAAGCGTAAATCGGACACTCTTTTAAATTACGAACAAAAAGCGGCTTGGATGATATATTTGAGGCGTTTTTTGTTCGTTTACTATAATCTGCAATTTAGCCGACGTTAATTTTCCGGAAACGTTTGCGCATTTTTACCTCAACTTATTGTTCTTCGGTTAGCATTTATCTCTAATTTAGTTAACCAATTATAACCGCGAATAAACCCTGGTCATAGCCTCTGTCGTCGAAAAAAAATGAGGCAATTGAAACAGATGATTAAGCCCGGTTTTACTGTGATGGTTTGATTCCATTATAGTTGGTATTGATTAACCCTAAAAACTAAGATTGATGCTTATGCCCAGAACAGTTTCGATAACAGCATTTCAAAATGGTGATGTAGGAGCATTTAATCTCATTTTTAACTTTTTTAAATGTGTATGCTTCTCTGCTACGGGAATTGTTAGTGAAAATTGTGTTGAACTCTGGAAAAAATAATAATTCTGAAATGATTTTTGCCTGCCAGTATCAAGTTTTCCTACAGCAAATAGCTTCAAGTATTTTATGCGGGGACATCCTTTTTTTACAGGTGACTGGGTTTAATCTTCAATAATTGATTGCAAATTTTTTTAATATGATAAGGATCACTACTTACTACATTCTATTAATCATTGGTTTGATGGTATCACCTCCATTATTGGCGCAACAAAAAACGGTTACGTTAGATTATTACTTCAATAACGAATACCGAAAAAATAAAGCTGGCGAACAGGAGAGGTATCACTATACCTGGGAGGACATAAAAAGTAGTGGTTTTTCTATCTGGGGAGATATTTTTAAGAAGAATGGAGCTGGTTTAAAAAGTCTCGAAAATGAACCAACACAAGATAATTTAAAGGGAACCGATATATATATTATTGTTGACCCGGACACTAAAAAAGAAACATCTAATCCCCACTATATCGAGTCCCGCCATATCAAAGCTATTGCTGACTGGGTTAAGCGGGGTGGCGTATTGATACTGATGGCCAATGATAGTGCTAATGCCGAATTGCCACATCTAAATGTATTAGCGGCTAAGTTCGGAATCCATTTCAATGATGATTTATATAAGCATGTGATCGGTACCCAGTTTGAAATGGGGGCCATCAATGTTCCTGCGAATGATCCGGTGTTTAAAACCGCAAAAAAGGTTTATCTGAAAGATATCGCCACGCTTCAACTATCAGCGCCCGCTAAACCCCTGCTGGTTGATGATAATCATGTAATAGTAGGTACCGCACGGTACGGAAAAGGCAGAGTAGTGGCTGTGGGTGATCCCTGGTTTTACAATGAGTATACAAATGGCAGGTTACCGGCAGCTATGGGATTTGACAATGACAAAGCTGCGGATGATCTGAGTAAGTGGCTGCTGGATCAGGTACCTGTAAAAGGGAACTAAAGAGATAACTAATCTATCATATCAGTGTTAGGCAATGGTTTCAGAAATTGAATTGATCGTATTAATTAAGGAGGGAGATATCCGCGCCTTTGATGAGTTTTACAAAAGAAACTGGCGTGTTTTGTATCAAACGGCTTATCGTTCAACATCCTCGCAGGAAGATGCTAAGGATTTGGTACAAACGGTTTTTATCAATTTATGGAATTGCAGGCAAAATCTTAACCCCGATGCTTACACGCCCTCTTATCTCTTTAAGATATTAAAAAATAACATTATTAATTTTTATAAGCAGGATTCGGCCAGAAGAAAGAGATTAGAACAACTGCTATATCTTGACGAAGTTAATCAGTATACCACTGAAGATAATTTGATGGCCAAAGAACTTTCGATAGTAATTGATGGAGAGATCAGGGAGCTGCCCCGGAAAATGCAGGAGGTTTTTATTTTATCACGCCAACAACACCTTTCTGTCAACGAAATTTCTGAAACACTTAACATTACGCCCCGCACAGTTAAAAATCAGCTCTCTAACGCTTTAAAAATATTGCGTACTAAACTGGGTATGTTTTAGCATTTGTCTATAAAAATAAAATAAATCTGGTACCAGGTTGCCTTAGCCTTGTATATAGTATCAAAACCCAAAACTGTTTAAATAACAGTTCATGTAAACTTAAAACAGATCATCATGATGCTATGGCGTAGGCCAGATCCCGACGATAAGGTTGGGGAAGAACATCTTCGGGATGAGGAGGCGATGCGTGCTGTAGAAAAAGAAATGCTCCAAAATATTCACAAAGATATTTTGGGGAGATGGCATTTTATCAAAACTACAACCGCACGGTATACCATGGCCGCTTCTTTACTACTGATGTGCTGCTCCGGGCTTTTATATAAAAAATTATCAGCTAATGATGAGGCTAGCTGGGTAATGGTATCAAGCCCAAAGGGAAATATTAAAAATATACAGCTTCCTGATGGATCAACCGTTTGGCTAAACTCAGGCTCGACACTGAAGTTTCCCGAACATTTTGGGAAAACACGAGAGATAGAATTAGTTGATGGTGAGGCTTATTTTGATGTAAAACATGATGATCATTCACCATTTACTGTGCACTATGGCCGCTTGCACGCACGTGTATTAGGAACTGCGTTTAATGTGAAGTTTTATAAAAACATTAGTGATGTACGGTTATCAGTTACCCGGGGCCGGGTTGAAGTAGGTAACAAATCATTGAGTTTTGGTGTGATTACACTCGGTAAAGAGGTTGTTTATGACCAAAGAGCAGGTACCCATCAGATTAGGCCAATAGATGCAGAAAAAGTAGCTGCCTGGAAATCAAATGAGATCAATCTATACAGTATTCCGTTTGATGAACTGGTAATACGGCTTGAAAATATTTATAATGTTCATATTAATTACGATCATACAAGGGTAAATCATCTAACAACCACCATTCATTTTTCAAGAGATAATACTTTACCGTATGTGCTTGATATCATTAAAACCATCTACCATTTGGATTATGATATAAAAGGGAAGGAGGTTTATCTGAAAAAAATGTAGATCGGCAAACCAAGGCCAATATTACCTGCTATATGCCGGTAATATCGGCCAGAGTTGAAATGATGAGTTATTGGCAGGTTCCAAGCTAATCCAATAATTCATTGATAGTTTTTTACTAAAAAACCACGTAAAGATGATAAAAAAACATACTAAATTATTTACTTTTTTTAAGAGGGTATTAATGTTGGTTATTCTTGGCTCATTGGTATTTATTCAGCTTTTGCATGCGAATAGTACGGCAGATCAGATAACAGACCACCCCGTTAAAATTTCGTTTGGTAATGAGTCACTACAAAGCTCCCTGGATAAACTTGAAAAACAATCCAACGTTAAATTTTCCTATAACCCAGCTGATTTAAAGGGCTATAGTATAGCACCGCATAAGTTTCAGAATGAGCCGCTTGGCAAGGTTTTAAATTATTTGTTCGCTAAAACTCATTTATCTTTTAAGGAAATAAACTCAGGTATTATCATTTATGATAGATCTGAATCATCAAAAATTAGCCCGCAAGTAGATAAAGCAATGGCTGGGGAGGTTAATAATGCTTCGGCTGATGAAATTACAGTTACCGGAAAAGTATCAGATTCAAATGGGCCGTTACCAGGGGTTTCTGTAGGAGTAGAAGGCACCTCAAAAGGTGTTATTACGAATGCAACTGGTAATTATACACTTAAAGTATCATCAGATGCAGTCCTGACATTCTCTTCAATAGGTTATAAAAAGCAGCGGATACCTGTTAATAATCAAACGGTTATTAATGTAACCATGCTTTCCGACCTGAAATCACTCAATGATGTAATTGTGGTTGGTTATGGCATTCAGAAAAAATCGGATGTAACTGGTTCGATTGTATCAGTTAATGAACAGGCACTTCGTGATATCCCGGCCTCCAACATTGGTCAGGCTTTACAGGGACAGGCAGCTGGTGTTGATATTCAGAAAAGTGGCGGTAACAGTCATCCTGGTGCAACGCCCTCCATTTTAATACGAGGCACCAGATCGATTAACGCCTCTAACGCTCCGCTGATAGTGGTAGATGGTTTACCTTTTAACGGAAGCCTCAATGATATAAATCCTGATGATATCGTTTCTTTAGAAGTATTAAAAGATGCTTCGTCAACAGCCATTTATGGCTCAAGGGGAGCTAATGGTGTATTGTTGATTTCTACAAGGCGCGGTAAAAAAGGCGGTACGTCTATAAGCTATAGCGGTTATGCTGGCTTTAATAAGCCGTTGGGGAATTATAATGTTATGAATGGCTCCCAATTTGAAGATCTGAAAAAATGGGGTTTGATTAATGGTAACCCCGGTAAGTACACTGGTATTGATGATCCTGCATTTTTAACAGATGGATCATTTGCTCCACAGGAAGTAGCCTCAATCAAGAGTGGGCGCAGTACGGATTGGCAAAAGCTCATTTATAAAACAGGTTTTGTAACCGATCATCAATTAGGAGTTTCGGGCGGTAATGATTTAACGCAATATGCTATATCAGGTGGATACTACAACGAAACCGGTATCTATTTTGGTCAATCATTCGTGCGTTACTCGCTTAAACTGAGCGTTGACCAACAATTGGGTAAGAATGTTAAAATTGGTTTAAGCGCATTAAACACCTTAAGCTATACCAATGGTGAAAATGCCAACCCGCTTGGGCAAGCATTGCGGGCAAGCCCGCTTTCAACACCTTATGATGATGTTACAGGGAAGCTGGTAGGATTTACTGCCGGTAGCGCTAACCAGGTATGGAACCCTTTAGCCAATTTTGTGCCCGGTGCTGTAGTTGAAACCCGTAAAAGGTTTGGAACCTTTACCACTGCATACGCAGAAGTAAATTTGGCTCCAGGCCTAAAATACCGGTTTAATGGAGGCGCCGAAATACGGCCCGATACATATGGAAACTACTATGCCAGTGCCACTACCAATAACCTTGGAGGGGCGTCAACAGCAAATAATCAAAGTACTTACAGCTATAACTATACCCTGGAGAATGTTTTAACTTATGATAGAACATTTGCGCAGAAACACCATGTAAACTTTACAGGTTTGTACAGTTTACAAGAAAGTCAAGCTCAGTCAAATTCATTTAGTTATAATAACATTCTGTCAGATGGTATTCAGTATTTTAATCCGCAATATGGGTCAAATTTGAGTGGATCTGGATCATACTCCAAATGGGATATCATTTCTTATATGGCGAGGGTAAACTATGGTTATGCCAATAAGTATCTGCTTACTTTAACCATGCGTTCAGATGGCTCGTCACGTTTGGCACCTGGTAATAAATATCATGTTTTCCCTTCAGCCGCAGCAGCATGGAATATTACTCAGGAACCTATCCTGAAAGATTCAAAAGTATTAACAAATCTTAAACTAAGGGCAAGCTATGGTACTGTAGGTAATACGGCTATTAATCCATATCAAACGTTGGGCGCGCTATCATCAGTAAACTATAACTTCGGCTCTACCAATTTAACAGGTGCTTATCCAACCAGTGTACCTAATCCAAACCTTACATGGGAATATACATCTACTTTAAACCTCGGACTTGATTTTGGCTTCTTTGACGGACGAATAACTGGCGCTGTAGATGCCTACCATCAATATACCCGGTCATTACTGCTGCCGCTGTCGCTGCCGCCAACCTCGGGCATACCCAGCAGCATTTTGACTAACGTGGGCCAAACGCAGAATAAAGGTCTCGAAATAAGCCTGAGCACTATTAATATAGCCGGAAATGGACGTAACAGCTTTAGCTGGACAACCAACTTTAACATCACCTTTAACCGTGGAAAAGTCACCAAACTGGCAAGTGGTGTTACCCAGGATATTACCAATGGGTTATTTGTTGGGCAGCCTATCAATGCCATATTTGATTATAAAAAAATTGGTATTTGGCAAAACACCAAGGCAGACAGTGCTTTGGCTAAAAGCCTGGGGTTAACTACCACCGGCACAGGCTCCGTTATTGGTACCATCAGGGTTGAAGATGTGAACAAGGATGGAAAAATCAATGCTAACGATAGGATTATACTTGGATCGGATCAGCCTAAATATACAGGTGGCTTTACCAACCGTATTGCCTATAAGGGATTTGATTTTACAGTAGTAGGAGTTTACCGTGTTGGGGGATTAATAACTTCTAAAATATTCCAAAGCGGAAGTTTTATTAATACTTTCCAGGGTAATTACAATAATATTAATGAAGATTACTGGACGCCAACCAATCATCAGAATTATTATCCTAAACCAAACTCTGCGTCGACAAATACCCCGTATTCATCGTTATTGAGCTATTTTGATGGCACTTTCTTAAAAATCCGCAGCCTTACTTTGGGCTATTATATGCCTGAGGCAATTACCAGGCGGATTAAGGCCAAGTCCTTACGGATATACGCAACGGCACAGAATCCATTCATTCTTTTTTCGCCTTATCGGAATGAGTTTCATGGCCTTGACCCTGAAACAGCTGGTACATTAAACGTTGATACGCCGCCTACCAAGTCATTTACATTCGGTATTAATATGACACTTTAAATTAAAATAAGATGAAAAGGATATCTATATACTTATATACTTGCTTGTTTTTAGGTCTTTTAACTACAGCTTGTAAAAAAACGCTGGTGGAAGATCCAAAATCAACGCTTACGCCTGCCTTTTTTGCCACAACACAAGGCTTCCAGGCAGGGCTTACGGCAGCTTATGCCGGTTTCAGAAATAACTGGGGGCCTGATACCTATTTTGAAATGACCGTACCCGGTACTGATGAGTTTATTGCCGGCAATGATGGTAATAACGGACTGGTCAAATACAACAGTAACTTTAACGCTTCTGATGGCACGGTAGCCGGGATATGGAAAAACTGCTATACCTACATCAATACTTGTAATGGTTTAATTGGTAACGCGCCATCGGGTCTTGACGCTGCTACAACAGCCAGTATGATAGGAGAGGCCAAGTTTCTGCGGGCAAATTATTACTTTATACTAGTGCAATTTTGGGGTGATGTAACACTCAATAAAACATTCCAGGCAACGCCTACCACATCTGCCACTCGAGCACCTATGGCGGATGTTTATGCTTTTATCATTCAGGATTTGAAGGATGCTATTGCTGCACTTCCGGCAAGTCCTTTAACCAGCGGTGTTCTTCCTGGCAAGGCAACAAAGGCTGCAGCCATGCATTTGCTGGCAAAAGTATACCTGACCCGGGCCGGATCATCGGCCAAGCAAGCTGATGATTATAAAAATGCGTATTCAACAGCTATTGATCTGATCACCAATGTTGCCCCGGCCGGAGGACTAAGGTTACAACAGGATTTTGGAAGCGTATTTGCAGAAGGCAATGAAGCCAATAGTGAAGTATTGTGGACAGTACAGCACACGCCTACATTAGCTTATAACGGTTCACCTACTCAAAACAATAGTGGTCCTGATAACTTATTGTGCCACTTATTTGTACCTAAGTACGAAGTGCAACCCGGTATGCAACGCAGCACACTCTACGGGCGCCCATACATCAGAGTAGTACCCACACATTGGCTTACTGACACTGTATTTAAAGAGCGGGTTAATGATCAGCGGTATAAAAAAACTTTCCAAACTACCTGGCTGTGTAATAATGCGGCTTCCATTCCAACATGGCCCAATCCCTTACCTGCTGGAGCTCCGGCTAATGCTCAGCCTGGTGCACCTAAGTTTACGGTAGGGGATACGGCTATATGGATGCCAGGTTATGAAATAAATGCGGCTAAAATTGCTGGATATCGTTATCAGGTCATCCCGCCGAGTAAATATAGCATTGCGTTATCGCCTGCTATGACCAAATATTTTGATACCAAGCGTCCTGATCAAAACTCTCCATCAAGCCGGCCTATCATCATCTACCGTCTGGCAGAAACTTATTTGATTGCTGCGGAAGCTTTATTAATGGACGGCCGGGCAAGCGATGCTGTGCAGTATGTTAACGCTGTGCGTGAAAGGGCTGCTTATCCATTGGGCAATGCCTCAGCCATGGATATCACGGCGAGTCAACTCACACTCGACTTTATCTTGGACGAACGTTCAAGGGAACTTTGCGGAGAATTAATGCGTTGGCTGGATCTGGTCAGAACCGGTAAATTGTTGGAGAGGGTGAAGTTGCACAATACAGATGGAAAGAATAATATCAAACCATTTCAGGTACTACGGCCTATTCCACAAGCGCAGATCGATGCAACAATAACCGGTACACCTTACCCTCAAAATCCAGGCTGGTAAATCCCGGTTTGAGAATGATAATTTGTATATAAAACCTATGAGTAATAGTATGAAAAGTAAATTATTCAGATTAACAGCGGTTTTCGCCGCTCTTGCAATGAGCATAACACTTTATGCTTTGAAACCCGCAACGGATGTGGTACCTGATGCCGATAATGCCGGATTAAAATTACCCGAAGGTTTTGGCGCCTTGAAAGTAGCCGAAACAGGCTCCAAGGCACGACATCTGGTGGTTACACCACAGGGAGATATCTATGTAAAATTGGCCAGGCCTAATAAAGAAGGCAAAGCTATTTTGGTATTACATGAAGCCTCAAATGGCAAAGCCGAGCTTAAAACTAGTTTTGGCAATTATGGTGGTACCGAGGTAGCTCTGAAGAACGGGTATCTGTATGCATCGTCAAATACGGAGGTATTTAAATATAAGGTAAACGATAAAAATGAGGTGATCAACCCGGATCAGCCTGAGAAAATTGTTACTGGCTTAAAAGCAGGCCGTCAGCATGAAACAAAATCATTTGCGCTGGATAACGATGGTAATATCTATGTGAATATAGGTGCCTGGTTTAACGCTTGTCAGGAAAAAGACCGGGGTTTGCATTCGCCAGGAATACCAGGTTGTCCGATCCTTGATTCGATGGGCGGGGTATGGCAGTTCAGAACCGATAAGCTAAATCAAAGCTACGGTGACGGCGTACGCTATGCAACCGGGTTACGGAATATGGTTGGCATGGATTGGAATCAGCAGGATAATCAACTGTTTGTAATGCAGCACGGACGTGATAACCTGAACAGTTCATGGCCCGAACTGTATACCACTAAACAATCGGCAGAGTTACCGGCCGAGTGTTTGTATGCCCTTAAAAAAGGCGACAACGCCGGCTGGCCTTTCATGTATTATGACCAGATACAACACAAAAAAATACAAGCACCGGAATATGGAGGAGATGGAAAAAAAGAAGCGGATGCTAAATATATAGATCCGGCTATGGCCTATCCCGGTCATATGGCTCCTAATGGCTTACTCTTTTATACTGGCAACCAATTTCCAGCAAAATACAAAAATGGGGCCTTTATAGCTTTCCATGGTTCATGGAACCGGGCACCGGAGCCGCAGGCTGGTTACTTTGTGGTTTTTCAACCATTTAAAAATGGTAAACCGGATGGTAATTGGGAAGTATTTGCGGATGGCTTTTCAGGTTCACCAGAAAAAACGGCAGCTGGTCGAGCAGATCATCGTCCCTGCGGTCTGGCCCAGGGTTCGGATGGTTCTCTGTATGTTACCGATGATTCTAAAGGGACTATTTATCGCATTATCTATTCAAAAAAATGATGACTAGGATGAGAAAATATATCTTGATTATCGCTTGCCTTTTTTATTGTACTCCATTACTGGCCCAGGTTAAAACTAAGCCTCGGTCAGTTGTAAGTTTGACTGCTGTTAATGGCAAGGGTATTTATGAAAAGTATTGTTTAACCTGCCATCAGGCTGATGGAGGTGGCGTACCCAATATGAACCCACCCTTAATCAAAACATCTTATGTGTTGGGCGATAAAACACGGCTAATTAAAGTAGTGCTCAATGGATTTTCAGAAAGTGTTGATATCGATGGAGAGTCATACTCCAATGTGATGCCTTCGCATGATTTTTTGAAAGACCAGGAAATTGCCGCTGTATTAACTTATGTCAGAAAAAACTTCACCAATAAGGCTGGGCCAATTACCACAACGCAGGTAAAAGCAGTAAGAGCTATGAATAAAAAGAAAACTATCTAAAAAAATAATGAAATATGAAAAGATTTTTATACCTGTTGCTGGTCCTTTGTTCAACCACCGTATTAGGGCAAACGAGCAATACAGAAGAGATAATTAGGAAGGTTGCGGATAATGTGATCCAAAACACTTCTTTTAAATTTATTAATACCAATACCAAAGAAAAATACGATTCAACCAAGGGTATGGCTTCATCACCCGATGTTAAAGCAGATAGTAAATATAATAAATGGATGTATGTAAATGGCGTATTGACCATTGGTATGATACAGACTGCGGATGTATTGGGCGATAAAAAGTATTCAGATTATTCGCAGCGTAACTTCGCATTTATTTTTGATAACCTGGGTTACTTTGAGGCTCTGCGTAAAGCTAAGGCACCAAAGGTAGAGTACGGCGCCGTTTTTAGCATTAGCAACCTGGATGCTTGCGGTGCCATGTCGGCAGGGTTAT encodes:
- a CDS encoding DUF4350 domain-containing protein; translation: MIRITTYYILLIIGLMVSPPLLAQQKTVTLDYYFNNEYRKNKAGEQERYHYTWEDIKSSGFSIWGDIFKKNGAGLKSLENEPTQDNLKGTDIYIIVDPDTKKETSNPHYIESRHIKAIADWVKRGGVLILMANDSANAELPHLNVLAAKFGIHFNDDLYKHVIGTQFEMGAINVPANDPVFKTAKKVYLKDIATLQLSAPAKPLLVDDNHVIVGTARYGKGRVVAVGDPWFYNEYTNGRLPAAMGFDNDKAADDLSKWLLDQVPVKGN
- a CDS encoding FecR family protein gives rise to the protein MMLWRRPDPDDKVGEEHLRDEEAMRAVEKEMLQNIHKDILGRWHFIKTTTARYTMAASLLLMCCSGLLYKKLSANDEASWVMVSSPKGNIKNIQLPDGSTVWLNSGSTLKFPEHFGKTREIELVDGEAYFDVKHDDHSPFTVHYGRLHARVLGTAFNVKFYKNISDVRLSVTRGRVEVGNKSLSFGVITLGKEVVYDQRAGTHQIRPIDAEKVAAWKSNEINLYSIPFDELVIRLENIYNVHINYDHTRVNHLTTTIHFSRDNTLPYVLDIIKTIYHLDYDIKGKEVYLKKM
- a CDS encoding c-type cytochrome, whose product is MRKYILIIACLFYCTPLLAQVKTKPRSVVSLTAVNGKGIYEKYCLTCHQADGGGVPNMNPPLIKTSYVLGDKTRLIKVVLNGFSESVDIDGESYSNVMPSHDFLKDQEIAAVLTYVRKNFTNKAGPITTTQVKAVRAMNKKKTI
- a CDS encoding SusC/RagA family TonB-linked outer membrane protein; protein product: MLVILGSLVFIQLLHANSTADQITDHPVKISFGNESLQSSLDKLEKQSNVKFSYNPADLKGYSIAPHKFQNEPLGKVLNYLFAKTHLSFKEINSGIIIYDRSESSKISPQVDKAMAGEVNNASADEITVTGKVSDSNGPLPGVSVGVEGTSKGVITNATGNYTLKVSSDAVLTFSSIGYKKQRIPVNNQTVINVTMLSDLKSLNDVIVVGYGIQKKSDVTGSIVSVNEQALRDIPASNIGQALQGQAAGVDIQKSGGNSHPGATPSILIRGTRSINASNAPLIVVDGLPFNGSLNDINPDDIVSLEVLKDASSTAIYGSRGANGVLLISTRRGKKGGTSISYSGYAGFNKPLGNYNVMNGSQFEDLKKWGLINGNPGKYTGIDDPAFLTDGSFAPQEVASIKSGRSTDWQKLIYKTGFVTDHQLGVSGGNDLTQYAISGGYYNETGIYFGQSFVRYSLKLSVDQQLGKNVKIGLSALNTLSYTNGENANPLGQALRASPLSTPYDDVTGKLVGFTAGSANQVWNPLANFVPGAVVETRKRFGTFTTAYAEVNLAPGLKYRFNGGAEIRPDTYGNYYASATTNNLGGASTANNQSTYSYNYTLENVLTYDRTFAQKHHVNFTGLYSLQESQAQSNSFSYNNILSDGIQYFNPQYGSNLSGSGSYSKWDIISYMARVNYGYANKYLLTLTMRSDGSSRLAPGNKYHVFPSAAAAWNITQEPILKDSKVLTNLKLRASYGTVGNTAINPYQTLGALSSVNYNFGSTNLTGAYPTSVPNPNLTWEYTSTLNLGLDFGFFDGRITGAVDAYHQYTRSLLLPLSLPPTSGIPSSILTNVGQTQNKGLEISLSTINIAGNGRNSFSWTTNFNITFNRGKVTKLASGVTQDITNGLFVGQPINAIFDYKKIGIWQNTKADSALAKSLGLTTTGTGSVIGTIRVEDVNKDGKINANDRIILGSDQPKYTGGFTNRIAYKGFDFTVVGVYRVGGLITSKIFQSGSFINTFQGNYNNINEDYWTPTNHQNYYPKPNSASTNTPYSSLLSYFDGTFLKIRSLTLGYYMPEAITRRIKAKSLRIYATAQNPFILFSPYRNEFHGLDPETAGTLNVDTPPTKSFTFGINMTL
- a CDS encoding alkaline phosphatase — encoded protein: MNNFTKAITILGALAITGISAHAQTPIKTYTVADAHSHNDYKNNIPFFRAYEKGFGSIEADVYAVNGQLMVAHDKKEISAKRSLKILYIDPLIEKFNRDTQRKLRLLIEIKDDYKAVLPLVIKELKPLEQYFSYEGHPGRLSIVMTGAVPPAAEMTNYPDWISFDVDHMDGFNAQQWKKIGLVSFPFSKYLKWNGKGVLNKEEISRVKAGIDSVHKAGKMIRFWETPDTKSSWLALIRLGVDVIGTDKIEELGDFLNKKPHSEYLSPAPYAIYHPTYKSDGSQKKVKNIILCIGDGMGLSQIYSTYTANRGQLNIFQMQNIGFSITYSADAYITDSAAGGTAFATGQKTDDRAVGVDPSGKPLKSLAVYSAEAGKKTADIVACELTDATPAVFYAHQSERSSAAAIANDMVSTPIDILLGSGYKDFTEKVNGETPLDKMKQKGYTVIRNFDEFLSSQAPKIVALVDDSVTRPKMEGRGNYLPLAFNKVTSTFKNSPQGFFMMVEGSQIDHGGHSNNLKQVITENSDFDQVVGNALRFADEDGETLVIVTADHETGGLTLLDGSIKNGYVWGDFSTNDHTGTPVPVFAYGPHAGDFRGVYQNTEIFNKLLALIKAK
- a CDS encoding PQQ-dependent sugar dehydrogenase, which produces MKSKLFRLTAVFAALAMSITLYALKPATDVVPDADNAGLKLPEGFGALKVAETGSKARHLVVTPQGDIYVKLARPNKEGKAILVLHEASNGKAELKTSFGNYGGTEVALKNGYLYASSNTEVFKYKVNDKNEVINPDQPEKIVTGLKAGRQHETKSFALDNDGNIYVNIGAWFNACQEKDRGLHSPGIPGCPILDSMGGVWQFRTDKLNQSYGDGVRYATGLRNMVGMDWNQQDNQLFVMQHGRDNLNSSWPELYTTKQSAELPAECLYALKKGDNAGWPFMYYDQIQHKKIQAPEYGGDGKKEADAKYIDPAMAYPGHMAPNGLLFYTGNQFPAKYKNGAFIAFHGSWNRAPEPQAGYFVVFQPFKNGKPDGNWEVFADGFSGSPEKTAAGRADHRPCGLAQGSDGSLYVTDDSKGTIYRIIYSKK
- a CDS encoding RagB/SusD family nutrient uptake outer membrane protein; amino-acid sequence: MKRISIYLYTCLFLGLLTTACKKTLVEDPKSTLTPAFFATTQGFQAGLTAAYAGFRNNWGPDTYFEMTVPGTDEFIAGNDGNNGLVKYNSNFNASDGTVAGIWKNCYTYINTCNGLIGNAPSGLDAATTASMIGEAKFLRANYYFILVQFWGDVTLNKTFQATPTTSATRAPMADVYAFIIQDLKDAIAALPASPLTSGVLPGKATKAAAMHLLAKVYLTRAGSSAKQADDYKNAYSTAIDLITNVAPAGGLRLQQDFGSVFAEGNEANSEVLWTVQHTPTLAYNGSPTQNNSGPDNLLCHLFVPKYEVQPGMQRSTLYGRPYIRVVPTHWLTDTVFKERVNDQRYKKTFQTTWLCNNAASIPTWPNPLPAGAPANAQPGAPKFTVGDTAIWMPGYEINAAKIAGYRYQVIPPSKYSIALSPAMTKYFDTKRPDQNSPSSRPIIIYRLAETYLIAAEALLMDGRASDAVQYVNAVRERAAYPLGNASAMDITASQLTLDFILDERSRELCGELMRWLDLVRTGKLLERVKLHNTDGKNNIKPFQVLRPIPQAQIDATITGTPYPQNPGW
- a CDS encoding RNA polymerase sigma factor is translated as MVSEIELIVLIKEGDIRAFDEFYKRNWRVLYQTAYRSTSSQEDAKDLVQTVFINLWNCRQNLNPDAYTPSYLFKILKNNIINFYKQDSARRKRLEQLLYLDEVNQYTTEDNLMAKELSIVIDGEIRELPRKMQEVFILSRQQHLSVNEISETLNITPRTVKNQLSNALKILRTKLGMF